In Rubrobacter radiotolerans DSM 5868, a genomic segment contains:
- a CDS encoding alpha-ketoacid dehydrogenase subunit beta: MAVKTLLQAVHDGLAEEMRSDEAVMVLGEDVGKAGGVFRVTEGLQEEFGEERVLDTPLAESLIVGAAIGLSVNGMKPVAEIQFADFIPPAFDQIVSEAARFYYRSNGAWPVPLTVRVPYGAVPGGALYHSQSVEAYFCNTPGLRVLAPSFPADAKGMLKAAIRDPNPVLFFEHKKTYRMIKQEVPEDEYTLPLDRAKVHREGEDLTVVAYGLVLHQALEIAGRLGEEGISVEVVEPMSLYPLDRETILDSVKKTGKVVVASEANLTGSVSGEIAAVIADGAFEWLDAPVRRVGAPDVPSAPYSKPLLEAFGPQPEEIEDAIVEIARY; the protein is encoded by the coding sequence GTGGCGGTGAAGACGCTCCTTCAGGCCGTTCACGACGGGCTCGCCGAGGAGATGCGCTCCGACGAGGCGGTGATGGTGCTCGGGGAGGACGTCGGGAAGGCCGGCGGGGTCTTTCGCGTAACGGAGGGGCTTCAGGAAGAGTTCGGAGAGGAGCGGGTGCTCGATACGCCGCTCGCGGAGAGCCTTATCGTCGGGGCGGCCATAGGGCTCTCGGTGAACGGGATGAAGCCGGTTGCGGAGATCCAGTTCGCAGACTTCATCCCTCCGGCCTTCGATCAGATCGTCTCCGAAGCGGCTCGCTTCTACTACCGCTCGAACGGCGCGTGGCCGGTGCCGCTCACGGTGCGCGTCCCCTACGGCGCGGTCCCGGGCGGGGCGCTCTACCACTCGCAGTCCGTCGAGGCGTACTTCTGCAATACGCCGGGCCTCAGAGTGCTCGCGCCGAGCTTCCCGGCCGACGCGAAGGGGATGCTGAAGGCCGCGATCCGGGACCCGAACCCGGTACTTTTCTTCGAGCACAAAAAGACCTACCGCATGATCAAGCAGGAGGTCCCGGAGGATGAATACACCCTCCCGCTCGACCGGGCGAAGGTCCACCGCGAAGGCGAGGACCTGACGGTCGTCGCCTACGGGCTCGTGCTCCACCAGGCGCTCGAGATCGCCGGGAGGCTCGGGGAGGAGGGTATCTCCGTCGAGGTCGTCGAGCCGATGTCCCTCTACCCGCTCGACCGGGAGACGATCCTGGACTCGGTGAAGAAGACCGGGAAGGTCGTCGTTGCGAGCGAGGCCAACCTGACGGGCTCGGTGTCGGGGGAGATCGCCGCCGTTATCGCGGACGGGGCCTTTGAGTGGCTCGACGCTCCGGTGCGGCGGGTCGGCGCTCCGGACGTGCCGAGCGCGCCGTACTCGAAGCCGCTCCTCGAAGCCTTCGGTCCGCAACCCGAGGAGATCGAGGACGCAATCGTCGAGATAGCCCGCTACTAG
- a CDS encoding dihydrolipoamide acetyltransferase family protein yields the protein MSETIRMPQLGESVTEGTISRWLKSEGEPIELDEPIAEIDTDKVSTELPSPLAGTLERILVAEGETVDVGVEIAAVAVESEANEAASGTSAEATPDSAADKDARAAEWPVAGTEAQPTSGGAGESASVKAAAQTGGNGGALKTAEELRLTRSSPVVRRLAAEHDVDISALSGTGVGGRVTKKDLLAFVEGREEAPEAEPPGLAEEREYFAPPESGAQSDGKAAPAGPEPQARPPAGPGDRVVALTSMRRAIATQMSRSKREAPHAWTLVECDVTGLVALREANKAAFREREGVPLTYLPFIVRAVVESLKEYPVVNSVWDEDGIVLKKEINVGVAVDLEDGETGALVVPVLREADSYGLVGLARRTHEAIGKARGRKLTPDDLAGGTFTVNNPGSLGSVVSTPIINYPQAAILSAEAIVKRPVVMEEWGDAIVARSMMNLEVSFDHRIFDGGVALRFLNAVKRRLEAYGPGDDLG from the coding sequence ATGTCCGAGACGATAAGGATGCCCCAGCTTGGCGAGAGCGTTACCGAGGGGACGATCTCCCGCTGGCTCAAGTCCGAGGGCGAGCCCATAGAGCTCGACGAGCCGATAGCCGAGATCGACACCGACAAGGTCTCGACCGAGCTGCCCTCCCCGCTCGCCGGAACTCTTGAGAGGATCCTCGTCGCCGAAGGCGAGACCGTGGACGTCGGGGTCGAGATCGCCGCCGTCGCCGTAGAGAGCGAGGCGAACGAAGCCGCGAGCGGGACGTCCGCCGAAGCTACCCCCGACTCCGCCGCCGACAAGGACGCCCGGGCCGCCGAGTGGCCGGTCGCGGGCACAGAGGCGCAGCCGACCTCCGGCGGGGCGGGGGAGAGCGCTTCCGTGAAGGCGGCGGCGCAGACCGGCGGGAACGGTGGAGCCCTGAAGACGGCCGAGGAGCTTCGCCTGACGCGCTCCTCGCCGGTCGTCAGAAGGCTCGCCGCCGAGCATGACGTGGACATAAGCGCCCTCTCCGGGACGGGGGTTGGGGGTCGCGTAACAAAGAAGGACCTCCTCGCCTTTGTCGAGGGACGGGAGGAGGCCCCCGAGGCCGAGCCGCCCGGGCTCGCCGAGGAGCGGGAGTACTTCGCCCCGCCTGAGAGCGGCGCGCAGAGCGACGGGAAGGCCGCGCCCGCCGGACCGGAGCCGCAGGCTCGACCGCCGGCCGGACCGGGGGACCGGGTCGTCGCGCTCACGAGCATGCGGCGGGCGATCGCGACACAGATGTCCCGGAGCAAGCGCGAGGCCCCGCACGCGTGGACGCTCGTAGAGTGCGACGTTACGGGGCTCGTGGCGCTGCGCGAGGCGAACAAGGCCGCGTTCCGGGAGCGCGAGGGCGTGCCGCTCACGTACCTGCCGTTCATTGTCCGGGCGGTCGTCGAGAGCCTGAAGGAGTACCCGGTCGTCAACTCCGTGTGGGACGAGGACGGGATCGTGCTGAAGAAAGAGATAAACGTCGGCGTCGCCGTCGACCTTGAAGACGGCGAGACGGGCGCGCTCGTAGTGCCGGTTTTAAGGGAGGCCGACAGCTACGGTCTCGTCGGCCTCGCCCGCAGGACGCACGAGGCGATCGGCAAGGCCAGAGGCCGCAAGCTCACCCCCGACGACCTCGCCGGAGGCACCTTCACGGTAAACAACCCGGGCTCTCTCGGGAGCGTCGTCTCGACCCCGATCATCAACTACCCGCAGGCCGCGATCCTCTCCGCCGAAGCCATCGTCAAGCGTCCGGTCGTTATGGAGGAGTGGGGAGACGCAATCGTCGCCCGCTCGATGATGAACCTCGAAGTCTCCTTCGACCACCGAATCTTCGACGGCGGCGTAGCTCTTCGCTTCCTCAACGCCGTGAAGCGTCGCCTCGAAGCCTACGGCCCGGGGGACGACCTCGGCTGA
- a CDS encoding LLM class flavin-dependent oxidoreductase: MKYGFIVTSGDPRTVCDLAREAEGAGWDGVFYWDGMYLGSEHEVYDPWVVLAGMAMSTQRARLGAVLTPPTRRRPWKLARETVTLDHLSNGRLVLPVGLGAVETFGSVGEETDRRTRAERLDESLAILDGLWSGEAFSFSGKHFELGEMTFRPPPVQRPRIPVWPVGAWPSRKSVDRALRYDGMLAYTTRGEVLPQDVRAMRDYADRKRPGEPFDLIVEGETPGDDPERAAAAVRPFREAGATWWIESPWTPPNDPDALRKRIRQGPPKPSASP, from the coding sequence TTGAAGTACGGTTTCATCGTGACGTCCGGGGACCCGCGGACGGTCTGCGACCTCGCTCGCGAGGCCGAGGGGGCGGGCTGGGACGGGGTCTTCTACTGGGACGGCATGTACCTCGGGTCGGAGCACGAGGTCTACGACCCCTGGGTCGTGCTCGCGGGGATGGCGATGAGCACGCAGCGGGCGCGTCTCGGCGCGGTCCTCACCCCTCCGACGCGCCGCAGACCCTGGAAGCTCGCCCGGGAGACGGTTACCCTCGACCACCTCTCGAACGGTCGGCTCGTCCTGCCGGTCGGGCTCGGCGCGGTCGAGACCTTCGGCTCCGTCGGGGAGGAGACGGACAGAAGGACGCGCGCCGAACGTCTCGACGAGAGCCTCGCCATCCTTGACGGGCTCTGGTCCGGGGAGGCGTTCTCCTTCTCCGGAAAACACTTCGAGCTTGGGGAGATGACCTTCCGTCCGCCCCCGGTGCAGCGGCCGCGCATCCCCGTCTGGCCCGTCGGGGCGTGGCCGTCGAGGAAGTCGGTTGACCGCGCCCTGCGCTACGACGGGATGCTCGCCTACACCACGCGCGGCGAGGTGCTTCCGCAGGACGTGCGAGCCATGCGCGACTATGCGGACAGAAAGCGACCCGGCGAGCCGTTCGACCTCATCGTCGAGGGCGAGACCCCCGGCGACGACCCGGAGAGAGCCGCGGCCGCGGTCCGGCCGTTTCGGGAGGCGGGCGCGACGTGGTGGATCGAGTCCCCCTGGACCCCGCCGAACGACCCGGACGCCCTCCGGAAGCGCATCCGACAGGGACCTCCAAAGCCTTCGGCCTCCCCGTAA
- a CDS encoding NDMA-dependent alcohol dehydrogenase has translation MKSRAAVLYGPGEEFKVEEIEVDDPKTGEVLVHIAASGLCHSDYHMVTGEFGPLHFPMIGGHEGAGVVEKVGEGVTRVKEGDHVMLTFIPACGKCRFCSMGSSQLCDRGANILAGPQLDGTFRLHTEGGDDAGQFCLISTFSEYTVVPEDSIVPIEDDLDMTKVCIAGCCVPTGFGSAVNKADVQPGETVAVFGIGGIGINAIQGAAVGGAAKVIAVDPVDFKLEMAEELGATHTVNPNSEDPVEKIVELTNGVGADKAIVTIDNVLPEHIGTAHRAIRKGGRAVIVGIANAQHQTIEVSPFELVLFAKEIVGTLYGDSTVHADLPRYLETYRSGKLKIDELITNTYTLDEINQGYKDMLDGKNLRGVIVYDWARQ, from the coding sequence ATGAAGAGCCGGGCGGCGGTGCTTTACGGACCGGGCGAGGAGTTCAAGGTAGAGGAGATCGAGGTAGACGACCCGAAGACCGGCGAGGTGCTCGTCCACATCGCGGCGAGCGGGTTGTGTCACTCGGACTATCACATGGTCACGGGAGAGTTCGGGCCGCTTCACTTTCCCATGATCGGGGGCCACGAGGGAGCGGGCGTCGTCGAGAAGGTCGGGGAGGGCGTCACGAGGGTCAAGGAGGGCGACCACGTGATGCTCACGTTTATTCCGGCGTGCGGGAAGTGCCGGTTCTGCTCGATGGGGTCGAGCCAGCTCTGCGACCGGGGGGCGAACATCCTCGCCGGGCCGCAGCTCGACGGGACGTTCCGGCTGCACACCGAGGGCGGGGACGATGCGGGGCAGTTCTGCCTGATCTCGACCTTCAGCGAGTACACGGTCGTTCCGGAGGACTCCATCGTCCCGATCGAAGACGACCTCGACATGACGAAGGTGTGCATCGCGGGCTGCTGCGTGCCGACGGGCTTCGGCTCGGCGGTGAACAAGGCCGACGTCCAGCCCGGGGAGACCGTCGCGGTGTTCGGGATCGGCGGGATCGGGATAAACGCCATTCAGGGCGCGGCGGTCGGCGGGGCTGCGAAGGTGATCGCGGTGGACCCCGTGGACTTCAAGCTGGAGATGGCCGAGGAACTCGGGGCGACGCACACCGTCAACCCGAACAGCGAGGACCCGGTCGAGAAGATCGTCGAGCTTACGAACGGGGTCGGGGCGGACAAGGCGATCGTCACGATAGACAACGTCCTTCCCGAGCATATCGGCACGGCGCACCGGGCCATCCGCAAGGGCGGGCGGGCGGTTATCGTGGGAATAGCGAATGCCCAGCACCAGACGATCGAGGTCTCCCCGTTCGAGCTCGTGCTCTTTGCGAAGGAGATCGTCGGTACGCTCTACGGCGACTCGACCGTACATGCGGACCTTCCGCGCTACCTTGAGACGTACCGCTCCGGAAAGCTCAAGATAGACGAGCTTATAACCAACACCTACACCCTCGACGAGATAAACCAGGGCTACAAGGACATGCTCGACGGCAAGAACCTCCGGGGTGTCATCGTGTACGACTGGGCGAGGCAGTAG
- a CDS encoding AAA family ATPase encodes MREGDSGKAGDPVGDLGALYRAVRERVVGREDEAQLILAALAAGRDLLLEGPPGTSKSTILRAITGAQRTPLHFVEGNADLTPAKLLGHHSPARVMEEGYTRENFMPGPLPQAMSEGGFLYIEEFNRVPEDTLNTLITAMAEREVTIPRAGRVCAGEGFRVIAAMNPFDNIGTERLSGAVADRLCRVRMDYQTEEQEREIVARRTASENGFLVRLAVAAARASREHPDLRAGASVRAAIDFVLVAERLAELRGVRLDASGTKDAEVRWTLVAAARTAFAIKVRVRESSGRSSDEVISAIVLYLLDRTDGDGDDLSSAGDRTGRVLSGQSKEAPGERAGGRGDRPPGGVSGRAAGLVAGGGRVLSGEAAVRGASARNRGGRTFRGFARDHPGLAAKLGRRTDAQALEEALKTEPGGRLDALAELVDLYDRADLRAEARRLAAKVLLRTARRDVGRRSGRGRLTSVRYRGEAGELDLERTLEAAVGAPELELEKSLRVLERRTRRRSYALMLDVSGSMKGAAVFRAAMALASVVASVERSPGDAFAVVAFWREAALLKGLHESARPDVLLDRLFSLSGRGLTDLELGLRVGLAELEGARTQERVGLLFGDGLQTAGSPAGPVAAAFPKLHVVSTGGSEESAERCRTLAALGGGRCAFVTSTEDVPGALGRCLAAS; translated from the coding sequence GTGCGGGAGGGCGACTCCGGCAAGGCGGGGGACCCGGTAGGGGATCTGGGCGCGCTCTACCGCGCCGTCCGGGAGCGCGTCGTCGGCCGCGAGGACGAGGCGCAGCTTATCCTCGCCGCGCTCGCCGCCGGGCGGGACCTTCTTCTCGAAGGCCCGCCCGGCACGAGCAAGTCCACGATCCTCCGCGCCATAACCGGCGCGCAGAGGACCCCTCTGCACTTTGTTGAGGGGAACGCCGACCTTACCCCGGCGAAGCTTCTCGGGCACCACAGCCCCGCAAGGGTCATGGAGGAGGGCTACACCCGGGAGAACTTCATGCCGGGGCCGCTCCCGCAGGCGATGAGCGAGGGCGGCTTCCTGTACATCGAGGAGTTCAACCGCGTCCCCGAGGACACTTTAAACACCCTTATAACCGCAATGGCCGAGCGGGAGGTGACGATCCCGCGTGCCGGGAGGGTCTGCGCCGGGGAGGGCTTTCGCGTGATCGCCGCGATGAACCCCTTCGACAACATCGGCACCGAGCGGCTCTCCGGAGCCGTCGCCGACCGGCTCTGTCGGGTCAGGATGGACTACCAGACCGAGGAGCAGGAGCGGGAGATCGTCGCCCGCAGGACCGCTTCGGAGAACGGCTTTCTCGTCCGGCTCGCCGTCGCCGCGGCGCGGGCCTCTCGTGAGCACCCGGACCTCCGGGCGGGGGCCTCCGTCCGGGCCGCCATAGACTTCGTGCTCGTCGCGGAGAGGCTCGCCGAGCTTCGCGGCGTCCGGCTGGACGCCTCCGGGACAAAGGACGCCGAGGTCCGGTGGACGCTCGTTGCGGCCGCCCGGACGGCGTTTGCGATCAAGGTCAGAGTCCGGGAGTCCTCGGGCCGCTCTTCCGACGAGGTGATCTCCGCGATCGTCCTCTACCTTCTCGACCGAACCGACGGGGACGGAGACGACCTCTCTTCGGCGGGGGACCGGACGGGGCGCGTCCTGTCCGGGCAGTCGAAGGAGGCGCCCGGCGAGCGCGCCGGAGGACGGGGCGACCGTCCACCGGGCGGGGTCTCCGGACGGGCGGCGGGGCTCGTCGCCGGCGGGGGGCGAGTGCTCTCCGGAGAGGCCGCGGTCCGCGGGGCCTCTGCCCGCAACCGGGGTGGCCGGACCTTTCGCGGCTTTGCGAGGGACCACCCCGGGCTCGCTGCGAAGCTCGGCCGCCGGACGGACGCGCAGGCGCTCGAAGAGGCCCTGAAGACCGAGCCCGGCGGGAGGCTCGACGCGCTCGCAGAGCTTGTCGACCTCTACGACCGGGCGGACCTCCGCGCCGAGGCGCGAAGGCTGGCGGCGAAGGTACTTCTCAGGACCGCCCGCAGGGACGTCGGGCGCAGAAGCGGCCGGGGTCGGCTGACGAGCGTCCGCTACCGGGGCGAGGCCGGAGAGCTAGACCTCGAACGGACGCTTGAGGCCGCCGTCGGCGCGCCGGAGCTGGAGTTGGAGAAGAGCCTGCGCGTCCTTGAGCGGCGGACGCGCCGGCGCTCCTACGCGCTGATGCTCGACGTCTCCGGCTCGATGAAGGGCGCGGCGGTCTTCCGGGCGGCGATGGCCCTCGCCTCGGTCGTCGCGAGCGTGGAGCGAAGCCCCGGCGACGCCTTCGCCGTCGTCGCGTTCTGGCGCGAGGCGGCGTTGCTGAAGGGCCTTCACGAGTCCGCCCGGCCGGACGTCCTTCTCGACCGGCTCTTCTCGCTCTCCGGGCGGGGGCTCACCGACCTCGAGCTCGGCCTGCGCGTCGGGCTCGCCGAGCTGGAGGGGGCGCGGACGCAGGAGCGAGTCGGGCTGCTCTTCGGGGACGGGCTCCAGACGGCAGGGTCTCCCGCCGGACCCGTCGCCGCGGCCTTCCCGAAGCTGCACGTGGTCTCGACCGGCGGGAGCGAGGAGTCCGCCGAGAGGTGCCGGACGCTCGCCGCGCTCGGGGGCGGAAGGTGCGCCTTTGTGACCTCTACGGAGGACGTGCCGGGCGCGCTCGGCCGCTGCCTTGCGGCGTCCTGA